One Apis cerana isolate GH-2021 linkage group LG15, AcerK_1.0, whole genome shotgun sequence DNA window includes the following coding sequences:
- the LOC108003734 gene encoding nicotinamide/nicotinic acid mononucleotide adenylyltransferase 3 isoform X3, with amino-acid sequence MLRTISQLTPVVAPFQIWLKHQSVCSSYSVVGCYSSSYNDLSCIITHRLKYCVFYLYKVTRREFQQSSKTAIITCSQIKKEKMAPTRVILFSCGSYNPPTNMHLRMFEIARDHLHRMGTHIVVGGVISPVHDAYAKKELASATHRCAMLRLALQNNDWIRLSTWEIKQNGWSRTRITLQYHQNLLNSMVFDSNNIKHNIPIEDLEWIPENIKNSSDRTPIQIKLLCGADLLESFGIYDLWMDEDIDAIVGEHGLVVITREGSNPNKFIYDSDILSKHMHNIHIVTEWIPNEVSSSKIRRALKRGESVRYLLQDAVIDYVYKQGIYDAKTTASTILNLDMDYFDVIPEL; translated from the exons ATGTTAAGAACAATTTCTCAACTGACTCCTGTAGTAGCACCATTTCAAATATGGCTGAAACATCAGTCAGTGTGTAGTTCATATAGTGTGGTTGGTTGTTACAGTAGTTCGTATAACGATTTATCTTGCATTATTACGCATCGGCTTAAATATTGCGTGTTTTATCTCTATAAAGTAACGAGAAGAGAATTTCAGCAATCCAGTAAAACTGCTATCATCACATGCAgtcagataaaaaaagaaaaaatggcaCCAACGcgtgttattcttttttcgtgtGGCAGTTATAACCCTCCAACCAATATGCATTTAAGAATGTTTg aaattgccAGAGATCATCTACATAGAATGGGCACGCATATTGTAGTTGGTGGAGTTATATCTCCAGTACATGATGCATATGCTAAAAAAGAACTAGCAAGTGCAACACACAGATGTGCTATGTTAAGATTAGCTTTACAGAATAATGATTGGATTCGACTTAGTACTTgggaaattaaacaaaatggtTGGTCAAGGACTAGAATAACTTTACAAtatcatcaaaatttattaaattccatGGTATTTGattcaaacaatattaaacataatattccAATTGAAGATCTGGAATGGATtccagaaaatataaaaaatagttctGATCGTACACCAATtcaaattaaactattatgtGGTGCTGATTTATTAGAAAGTTTTGGAATTTATGATCTTTGGATGGATGAAGAT attgatGCTATTGTTGGAGAACATGGACTTGTAGTTATTACTAGAGAAGGTTCTaatccaaataaatttatatatgattcagACATTCTTTCTAAACATATG CACAATATACACATAGTAACTGAATGGATTCCAAATGAAGTCAGTTCAAGTAAAATAAGAAGAGCATTAAAGCGAGGTGAAAGCGTCAGATATCTTTTACAAGATGCTGTGATTGATTATGTCTATAAGCAAGGAATTTATGATGCAAAGACAACAGCATCAACAAT ATTAAACCTTGATATGGATTATTTTGACGTGATCCCAGAATTAtag
- the LOC108003734 gene encoding nicotinamide/nicotinic acid mononucleotide adenylyltransferase 3 isoform X4 — translation MLRTISQLTPVVAPFQIWLKHQSVCSSYSVVGCYSSSYNDLSCIITHRLKYCVFYLYKVTRREFQQSSKTAIITCSQIKKEKMAPTRVILFSCGSYNPPTNMHLRMFEIARDHLHRMGTHIVVGGVISPVHDAYAKKELASATHRCAMLRLALQNNDWIRLSTWEIKQNGWSRTRITLQYHQNLLNSMVFDSNNIKHNIPIEDLEWIPENIKNSSDRTPIQIKLLCGADLLESFGIYDLWMDEDIDAIVGEHGLVVITREGSNPNKFIYDSDILSKHMHNIHIVTEWIPNEVSSSKIRRALKRGESVRYLLQDAVIDYVYKQGIYDAKTTASTMVQQNLHAYCKTDN, via the exons ATGTTAAGAACAATTTCTCAACTGACTCCTGTAGTAGCACCATTTCAAATATGGCTGAAACATCAGTCAGTGTGTAGTTCATATAGTGTGGTTGGTTGTTACAGTAGTTCGTATAACGATTTATCTTGCATTATTACGCATCGGCTTAAATATTGCGTGTTTTATCTCTATAAAGTAACGAGAAGAGAATTTCAGCAATCCAGTAAAACTGCTATCATCACATGCAgtcagataaaaaaagaaaaaatggcaCCAACGcgtgttattcttttttcgtgtGGCAGTTATAACCCTCCAACCAATATGCATTTAAGAATGTTTg aaattgccAGAGATCATCTACATAGAATGGGCACGCATATTGTAGTTGGTGGAGTTATATCTCCAGTACATGATGCATATGCTAAAAAAGAACTAGCAAGTGCAACACACAGATGTGCTATGTTAAGATTAGCTTTACAGAATAATGATTGGATTCGACTTAGTACTTgggaaattaaacaaaatggtTGGTCAAGGACTAGAATAACTTTACAAtatcatcaaaatttattaaattccatGGTATTTGattcaaacaatattaaacataatattccAATTGAAGATCTGGAATGGATtccagaaaatataaaaaatagttctGATCGTACACCAATtcaaattaaactattatgtGGTGCTGATTTATTAGAAAGTTTTGGAATTTATGATCTTTGGATGGATGAAGAT attgatGCTATTGTTGGAGAACATGGACTTGTAGTTATTACTAGAGAAGGTTCTaatccaaataaatttatatatgattcagACATTCTTTCTAAACATATG CACAATATACACATAGTAACTGAATGGATTCCAAATGAAGTCAGTTCAAGTAAAATAAGAAGAGCATTAAAGCGAGGTGAAAGCGTCAGATATCTTTTACAAGATGCTGTGATTGATTATGTCTATAAGCAAGGAATTTATGATGCAAAGACAACAGCATCAACAAT GGTACAGCAAAACCTGCATGCCTACTGTAAGACAGATAATTGA
- the LOC108003734 gene encoding nicotinamide/nicotinic acid mononucleotide adenylyltransferase 1 isoform X2 produces the protein MLRTISQLTPVVAPFQIWLKHQSVCSSYSVVGCYSSSYNDLSCIITHRLKYCVFYLYKVTRREFQQSSKTAIITCSQIKKEKMAPTRVILFSCGSYNPPTNMHLRMFEIARDHLHRMGTHIVVGGVISPVHDAYAKKELASATHRCAMLRLALQNNDWIRLSTWEIKQNGWSRTRITLQYHQNLLNSMVFDSNNIKHNIPIEDLEWIPENIKNSSDRTPIQIKLLCGADLLESFGIYDLWMDEDIDAIVGEHGLVVITREGSNPNKFIYDSDILSKHMHNIHIVTEWIPNEVSSSKIRRALKRGESVRYLLQDAVIDYVYKQGIYDAKTTASTIKLELTSPNANNYLTIDSKYQSTFLTPSPSDVTMESPSPIEIISIDVPDTVLRKNMQNATNVACVTSRHVGGGLEEAREKFINALVAENGNAKHITTAKAAYPGLAKQIIATETGESQILDEGTAKPACLL, from the exons ATGTTAAGAACAATTTCTCAACTGACTCCTGTAGTAGCACCATTTCAAATATGGCTGAAACATCAGTCAGTGTGTAGTTCATATAGTGTGGTTGGTTGTTACAGTAGTTCGTATAACGATTTATCTTGCATTATTACGCATCGGCTTAAATATTGCGTGTTTTATCTCTATAAAGTAACGAGAAGAGAATTTCAGCAATCCAGTAAAACTGCTATCATCACATGCAgtcagataaaaaaagaaaaaatggcaCCAACGcgtgttattcttttttcgtgtGGCAGTTATAACCCTCCAACCAATATGCATTTAAGAATGTTTg aaattgccAGAGATCATCTACATAGAATGGGCACGCATATTGTAGTTGGTGGAGTTATATCTCCAGTACATGATGCATATGCTAAAAAAGAACTAGCAAGTGCAACACACAGATGTGCTATGTTAAGATTAGCTTTACAGAATAATGATTGGATTCGACTTAGTACTTgggaaattaaacaaaatggtTGGTCAAGGACTAGAATAACTTTACAAtatcatcaaaatttattaaattccatGGTATTTGattcaaacaatattaaacataatattccAATTGAAGATCTGGAATGGATtccagaaaatataaaaaatagttctGATCGTACACCAATtcaaattaaactattatgtGGTGCTGATTTATTAGAAAGTTTTGGAATTTATGATCTTTGGATGGATGAAGAT attgatGCTATTGTTGGAGAACATGGACTTGTAGTTATTACTAGAGAAGGTTCTaatccaaataaatttatatatgattcagACATTCTTTCTAAACATATG CACAATATACACATAGTAACTGAATGGATTCCAAATGAAGTCAGTTCAAGTAAAATAAGAAGAGCATTAAAGCGAGGTGAAAGCGTCAGATATCTTTTACAAGATGCTGTGATTGATTATGTCTATAAGCAAGGAATTTATGATGCAAAGACAACAGCATCAACAAT TAAGTTGGAACTGACCTCGCCCAATGCGAATAATTACTTGACCATTGATTCCAAGTATCAAAGCACCTTTCTCACGCCGTCGCCTAGCGACGTTACCATGGAATCCCCGAGTccgattgaaattatatccATCGACGTGCCTGACACTGTTCTGCGTAAGAATATGCAGAACGCAACGAATGTGGCTTGTGTCACCTCACGTCACGTCGGCGGCGGCCTCGAGGAGGCGCGCGAGAAATTCATTAACGCTCTCGTCGCCGAGAACGGTAACGCCAAACATATAACAACCGCGAAGGCCGCGTATCCAGGTCTCGCGAAACAGATCATCGCCACCGAAACCGGCGAGTCGCAGATCCTCGACGAG GGTACAGCAAAACCTGCATGCCTACTGTAA
- the LOC108003734 gene encoding uncharacterized protein LOC108003734 isoform X1 — translation MLRTISQLTPVVAPFQIWLKHQSVCSSYSVVGCYSSSYNDLSCIITHRLKYCVFYLYKVTRREFQQSSKTAIITCSQIKKEKMAPTRVILFSCGSYNPPTNMHLRMFEIARDHLHRMGTHIVVGGVISPVHDAYAKKELASATHRCAMLRLALQNNDWIRLSTWEIKQNGWSRTRITLQYHQNLLNSMVFDSNNIKHNIPIEDLEWIPENIKNSSDRTPIQIKLLCGADLLESFGIYDLWMDEDIDAIVGEHGLVVITREGSNPNKFIYDSDILSKHMHNIHIVTEWIPNEVSSSKIRRALKRGESVRYLLQDAVIDYVYKQGIYDAKTTASTIKLELTSPNANNYLTIDSKYQSTFLTPSPSDVTMESPSPIEIISIDVPDTVLRKNMQNATNVACVTSRHVGGGLEEAREKFINALVAENGNAKHITTAKAAYPGLAKQIIATETGESQILDEVGFVDDDRKIRKVRVQPRSSQLEEVSPCVATSSKCENFVKINARSSIEAKNSMDKSLQMIDRARVQYDIIDVGLGDNSGKDRDVKSLISSSTVSSKKISAIKNGGGRHECALSDFSVDKEDYRLTWYGLDDAAEDEVQDVDEDSRLAKHNNFENQQENLQYKSQQTDRKNSEVYNQDGFSSDNIRCSNTQVLVVVSAMIHNAFDKEGTTLIVEENGVQSKGEITIYKGESDGSIDKLSLLVQSPVPSSVSDESTVKIQEIIDDGMEMTKENSDDSLDGKSLKRDVSLEIDGKYVKSVVNACKSPRKIKNGQIRIYTNENDEKWIKESEKVEKKSIDSGTQSEETFYKTVSKSSSKSRSPRKEGKSRLNSQKTVSNSKIYESTVISDEKNKKSKQYGVPLKGSLDSVITTNDSRIISRRKSKTEEIFSKKSKSYESIKKMQEVCYEDPSKADSTSQLITANELDMQTDEFCSVCCYVNELSLRTEDVIGTEEVILRSNCSSIADEDSTECDICSSWNLQESTDTIDRKLVSSTTDCDQLCEVCEICNEICATFNPGQESRSYSITREPRDLIQGRAFESSSRSLPKDSSRIGDSIATDPSLDEDSFEIENCGFQSGSESLVHQIGEKQLSKSFNISDSAVIKKKSRDKYFIPKDELAILTSGSRRMNRKGSLFRKKPIEDPVNVTQDKRRYSSVDNLQLAKASSKSNDKVLRPKNNKLIGSADNIRISRNSRRCKSLQRSADNVRYMDSSTDNLDSLVESLGREDDTQNDLNWMEKPKVRDNETVKMILTKHGIKIISEKETAL, via the exons ATGTTAAGAACAATTTCTCAACTGACTCCTGTAGTAGCACCATTTCAAATATGGCTGAAACATCAGTCAGTGTGTAGTTCATATAGTGTGGTTGGTTGTTACAGTAGTTCGTATAACGATTTATCTTGCATTATTACGCATCGGCTTAAATATTGCGTGTTTTATCTCTATAAAGTAACGAGAAGAGAATTTCAGCAATCCAGTAAAACTGCTATCATCACATGCAgtcagataaaaaaagaaaaaatggcaCCAACGcgtgttattcttttttcgtgtGGCAGTTATAACCCTCCAACCAATATGCATTTAAGAATGTTTg aaattgccAGAGATCATCTACATAGAATGGGCACGCATATTGTAGTTGGTGGAGTTATATCTCCAGTACATGATGCATATGCTAAAAAAGAACTAGCAAGTGCAACACACAGATGTGCTATGTTAAGATTAGCTTTACAGAATAATGATTGGATTCGACTTAGTACTTgggaaattaaacaaaatggtTGGTCAAGGACTAGAATAACTTTACAAtatcatcaaaatttattaaattccatGGTATTTGattcaaacaatattaaacataatattccAATTGAAGATCTGGAATGGATtccagaaaatataaaaaatagttctGATCGTACACCAATtcaaattaaactattatgtGGTGCTGATTTATTAGAAAGTTTTGGAATTTATGATCTTTGGATGGATGAAGAT attgatGCTATTGTTGGAGAACATGGACTTGTAGTTATTACTAGAGAAGGTTCTaatccaaataaatttatatatgattcagACATTCTTTCTAAACATATG CACAATATACACATAGTAACTGAATGGATTCCAAATGAAGTCAGTTCAAGTAAAATAAGAAGAGCATTAAAGCGAGGTGAAAGCGTCAGATATCTTTTACAAGATGCTGTGATTGATTATGTCTATAAGCAAGGAATTTATGATGCAAAGACAACAGCATCAACAAT TAAGTTGGAACTGACCTCGCCCAATGCGAATAATTACTTGACCATTGATTCCAAGTATCAAAGCACCTTTCTCACGCCGTCGCCTAGCGACGTTACCATGGAATCCCCGAGTccgattgaaattatatccATCGACGTGCCTGACACTGTTCTGCGTAAGAATATGCAGAACGCAACGAATGTGGCTTGTGTCACCTCACGTCACGTCGGCGGCGGCCTCGAGGAGGCGCGCGAGAAATTCATTAACGCTCTCGTCGCCGAGAACGGTAACGCCAAACATATAACAACCGCGAAGGCCGCGTATCCAGGTCTCGCGAAACAGATCATCGCCACCGAAACCGGCGAGTCGCAGATCCTCGACGAGGTAGGTTTCGTTGACGATGATAGAAAGATCAGGAAGGTGAGGGTACAGCCCCGATCGAGTCAGCTGGAAGAGGTGTCCCCATGTGTCGCCACTTCGTCGAAATGCGAGaactttgttaaaattaatgcgAGATCATCTATCGAGGCTAAAAATAGTATGGATAAATCTTTACAAATGATTGATAGAGCTCGAGTTCAGTACGATATCATCGATGTAGGATTAGGAGACAATAGTGGCAAGGATCGCGATGTTAAATCTTTGATTTCGTCTTCAACTGTTTCGTCTAAGAAGATATCTGCTATAAAAAATGGTGGAGGACGCCATGAATGCGCATTATCCGATTTCAGCGTGGACAAAGAGGATTACAGGCTGACATGGTACGGTTTAGACGACGCAGCTGAAGACGAAGTCCAAGATGTAGATGAAGATTCTCGGTTAGCCAAGCATAACAATTTTGAGAATCAGCAGGAGAATCTACAATACAAAAGCCAACAAACTGATCGAAAGAACAGCGAAGTTTATAATCAAGACGGTTTTTCTAGTGATAATATTCGATGCTCAAACACGCAAGTATTGGTAGTAGTTAGTGCAATGATACACAATGCTTTCGATAAAGAAGGAACGACATTGATTGTCGAAGAAAATGGTGTACAGAGTAAAGGCGAGATTACGATATACAAAGGTGAATCAGATGGAAGTATTGACAAATTGAGTTTATTGGTGCAATCACCTGTTCCATCTTCAGTGAGTGATGAGAGTACtgtaaaaatacaagaaataatCGATGATGGAATGGAAATgacgaaagaaaattctgaTGATTCACTGGATGGAAAATCCTTGAAACGAGATGTAAGCTTAGAAATAGATGGTAAGTATGTAAAGTCTGTGGTGAATGCTTGCAAAAGTCCTAGGAAAATAAAGAACGGTCAAATACGAATATACACCaatgaaaatgatgaaaaatggataaaagaaagcgaaaaagtagaaaagaaGAGTATCGATTCAGGTACGCAATCGGAAGAAACATTTTACAAAACTGTATCAAAATCATCGTCGAAATCAAGAAGTCctagaaaagaaggaaaatctCGTTTAAATAGTCAGAAAACGGTTagcaattcaaaaatttacgaGTCCACAGTGATCAgcgacgaaaaaaataaaaaatcaaaacagtACGGTGTGCCTTTGAAAGGAAGTTTGGATTCAGTGATCACTACAAACGATTCTAGAATAATTTCTAGGAGAAAATCGAAAACTGAGgaaatattctcaaaaaaatcaaagagttATGAGTCCATTAAGAAAATGCAAGAGGTATGTTATGAAGATCCATCAAAAGCTGATAGCACTTCTCAGTTAATTACAGCAAACGAATTGGACATGCAAACGGATGAATTTTGTTCTGTTTGTTGCTATGTAAACGAGTTATCTCTAAGAACAGAAGATGTCATTGGAACAGAAGAAGTGATTCTACGTTCTAATTGTAGCTCCATCGCTGATGAGGATTCAACAGAATGCGATATTTGTAGCTCTTGGAATCTGCAAGAATCTACTGATACTATAGATCGAAAACTTGTTTCCTCGACAACTGATTGTGACCAACTATGTGAAGTATGCGAAATCTGCAACGAGATTTGTGCCACGTTTAACCCCGGTCAGGAATCAAGATCTTATTCTATAACCAGAGAACCAAGAGATTTGATTCAAGGTCGGGCATTTGAATCTTCCTCGAGAAGTCTTCCAAAGGATAGTTCCAGAATCGGTGATAGTATTGCAACTGATCCATCATTGGATGAAGATAGTTTCGAAATCGAGAATTGTGGTTTCCAGAGTGGATCAGAATCATTAGTTCACCAAATTGGTGAAAAACAATTATCCAAGtctttcaatatttcagaTTCAGCCGTTATCAAGAAGAAGTCACGAGACAAGTATTTTATTCCTAAAGATGAACTGGCTATTCTAACTAGTGGCTCTAGACGCATGAATCGTAAAGGATCTTTATTCAGAAAAAAACCAATTGAAGATCCAGTTAATGTTACTCAGGACAAGAGACGTTACTCGTCAGTGGATAATCTTCAATTAGCAAAAGCGTCTTCCAAAAGCAATGATAAAGTTCTTAGGCCTAAAAATAACAAACTGATTGGATCTGCAGACAATATACGTATTTCTAGAAATTCTAGGAGATGTAAATCACTGCAGAGATCAGCAGATAATGTTCGATACATGGATTCGTCCACAGATAACTTAGATTCCCTAGTGGAGAGTCTAGGAAGAGAGGATGATAcacaaaatgatttaaattggaTGGAGAAGCCAAAAGTTAGAGACAACGAAActgtaaaaatgattttgaccAAACATGGCATTAAGATAATCAGTGAGAAGGAAACTGctctataa